One window from the genome of Echinicola vietnamensis DSM 17526 encodes:
- a CDS encoding M14 family metallopeptidase — MEQFDLKRLSIKLILGIGFTLGFLSCETPQESTKSLQVSVLKAAFEQYREPAITHRRFKHADLQPLIEKHSETFQVSTLGQSVEGRTIKQLAYGSGETKVLLWSQMHGDESTATMALFDLFNFLEGSEDDYAPIRNAVKENLSLHFIPMVNPDGAARFTRRNAYGIDLNRDAIREVSPEAKILKAAREEFAADFGFNLHDQQVYYNVEQTPKPATISVLAPAFNYKTEVNDVRAKAMQVIVGMNRILQEVTPGQVGKYNDAFEPRAFGDNFQKWGTSTILIESGGYPGDPDKQYIRQLNFMIILNALYEIATGDYTRFAVEDYFRIPDNDNMLMDVILKNVTIKNDKGNYQLDLGIKRRNEETGNGTYAVRGTLDDVGDLSVYYGYQELDASGKTLSPGKVAEEALDSLSSLTPEKALALLRDGHLAVKVNHAPEDGLHDLPIVVLHQQDSIPHGITTGSAANFFLKSNDQLTHAIVNGYLIDLQKPVIKGLKQRVW; from the coding sequence ATGGAGCAATTTGACCTGAAACGATTGAGCATAAAATTAATATTGGGCATAGGCTTTACCTTGGGTTTTCTTTCTTGCGAAACACCCCAAGAAAGTACGAAAAGCCTTCAGGTCTCGGTGCTAAAAGCAGCATTTGAGCAGTACCGTGAACCGGCCATTACACACAGGAGGTTCAAACATGCCGACCTGCAACCGCTGATCGAAAAGCATTCGGAGACTTTTCAAGTATCCACCCTCGGCCAATCGGTCGAGGGACGAACGATCAAGCAGCTGGCCTATGGAAGTGGGGAAACCAAGGTCCTGCTCTGGTCCCAGATGCATGGCGATGAAAGCACCGCAACCATGGCGCTTTTTGACCTGTTTAATTTCCTGGAAGGAAGTGAGGATGATTATGCTCCTATACGAAACGCCGTCAAGGAAAACCTCAGCCTCCATTTCATCCCCATGGTCAATCCCGATGGGGCGGCGCGATTTACACGGCGCAATGCTTACGGCATCGACTTAAACCGTGATGCCATCAGGGAAGTGTCTCCAGAAGCCAAGATTCTTAAGGCTGCACGGGAAGAGTTTGCGGCAGATTTTGGTTTTAACCTCCACGACCAGCAGGTATATTATAACGTCGAACAAACGCCCAAACCCGCTACCATCTCCGTCTTGGCACCGGCATTCAATTATAAAACAGAGGTAAATGACGTCCGCGCCAAAGCCATGCAGGTGATCGTGGGCATGAACCGGATTCTCCAAGAAGTGACGCCTGGCCAAGTGGGCAAATACAATGATGCCTTTGAGCCGAGGGCATTTGGTGACAATTTTCAGAAATGGGGCACCAGCACCATCTTGATCGAGTCAGGTGGCTATCCGGGAGACCCAGATAAACAGTACATTCGCCAGCTCAATTTTATGATCATCTTAAACGCCCTTTATGAAATTGCCACTGGTGACTACACCCGCTTTGCGGTGGAGGACTATTTTCGTATTCCCGATAACGACAATATGCTGATGGACGTGATCCTGAAAAATGTCACCATCAAAAATGATAAGGGAAACTACCAATTGGATTTAGGCATCAAACGGCGCAATGAAGAAACGGGGAATGGCACCTATGCCGTACGCGGAACCTTGGATGATGTGGGAGATCTCTCGGTTTATTACGGCTATCAAGAGCTGGATGCAAGCGGAAAGACCCTCAGTCCGGGAAAAGTCGCTGAAGAAGCGCTGGACTCCCTTAGCAGCCTTACTCCCGAAAAAGCCTTGGCCCTTCTTCGGGATGGCCACCTTGCCGTTAAGGTAAACCACGCTCCCGAGGATGGCTTGCATGATTTGCCCATAGTGGTATTGCATCAACAGGACAGCATTCCCCATGGCATTACCACGGGCAGTGCCGCGAATTTTTTCCTGAAAAGCAACGACCAGCTTACCCACGCCATCGTCAACGGCTACTTGATCGACCTGCAAAAACCAGTCATCAAAGGGCTGAAGCAACGGGTTTGGTAA
- a CDS encoding WD40/YVTN/BNR-like repeat-containing protein has product MKHHIYLHIITWAFLGLTFSCNPPQATEQTSPLGWTAISTPTSASLRGLSPLTEDIAWATGSNGLWMLTLDGGASWKKGVIAGLDTVDFRDIEAFDASTAVAVSAGQPAVIYKTTDGGKSWKKHYQGPEEAFLDGLAFVDDRRGYAYGDPVDGKWMVLLTLNGGDSWEPLTRTPKVPEGEASFAASGSGIVAKGHEIWIASGGLKSNIYYSENGGVDWDTIPAPFIQGEPSQGIFSLTFMNKRHLVAVGGDYLDPDNTSKNSAFSFDHGKTWQTPQGTPPAGYRSGVAYFPEKSWLVAVGPNGADYSVDGGENWTKFSDYGLHAVKLAKNEGSLWASGPEGKIAKLEY; this is encoded by the coding sequence ATGAAACACCATATCTATCTTCACATTATTACTTGGGCATTTTTAGGCCTTACCTTTTCATGCAATCCTCCGCAAGCCACAGAGCAAACTTCTCCATTGGGCTGGACGGCGATCAGCACGCCCACATCGGCTTCCCTCAGGGGACTTTCTCCGCTGACAGAAGACATCGCCTGGGCCACGGGCAGTAATGGGCTATGGATGCTGACCTTGGATGGTGGGGCATCTTGGAAAAAGGGCGTCATTGCGGGGCTGGACACCGTGGATTTCAGGGACATCGAAGCCTTCGATGCTAGCACAGCAGTGGCTGTCTCAGCAGGTCAACCTGCAGTAATCTACAAGACCACAGATGGAGGAAAGTCATGGAAAAAGCACTATCAAGGGCCTGAAGAGGCCTTCTTGGACGGATTGGCCTTTGTGGATGACAGGAGAGGATATGCCTATGGTGATCCAGTGGATGGTAAATGGATGGTTTTGCTCACCCTAAATGGCGGGGATTCCTGGGAGCCTCTTACCCGAACACCAAAAGTTCCTGAAGGAGAAGCGAGCTTTGCGGCAAGTGGATCCGGAATTGTAGCCAAAGGCCATGAAATTTGGATTGCCAGTGGAGGCCTGAAAAGCAATATCTACTATTCGGAAAATGGCGGCGTGGATTGGGATACTATTCCGGCACCATTTATACAAGGAGAGCCTTCCCAAGGCATCTTTTCCCTGACCTTCATGAACAAAAGACACCTGGTCGCTGTCGGTGGAGATTACCTTGATCCGGACAATACTTCCAAAAACAGCGCCTTTTCATTTGATCATGGCAAGACTTGGCAAACTCCTCAAGGCACTCCTCCTGCTGGCTACCGATCCGGGGTCGCATATTTCCCCGAAAAGAGTTGGCTGGTGGCTGTCGGCCCCAACGGCGCGGACTATTCCGTTGATGGAGGTGAAAACTGGACAAAATTCTCAGATTATGGGCTCCATGCCGTAAAATTAGCTAAAAATGAAGGGTCCCTTTGGGCATCTGGACCAGAAGGAAAAATCGCCAAACTGGAATATTAA
- a CDS encoding aminotransferase class I/II-fold pyridoxal phosphate-dependent enzyme: MQHHPIPHKIDRIIPWEGRDYRYFSGTAYLGMGSVPAFEKHIIQGIQQYGPNHGASRFSNVQLEVYDALEQQFAREAGAPFGALLSSGFMAGYLSQTLLYALADEVWAAPDAHPAILPAHFQPDPSQSFGEYAQECIERSHHTKGKTIAILSNAVDTILPSVHDFHWVKQLSAENTYYLLIDDSHAFGLLGKGIYGTYGQWKSLPARLIVVGSLGKALAIPAGMILGDAFFIEKVKNSAIFRGASPAAPGYCEAFLNAESLYSRQQSLLQENMEYFFGHLDEDTKAALRYDPRFPVVTFRNSGWAQKLLDKGVMISSFSYPRPEDAPVDRIILSAYHTKEDLDLLAAAVREQ; encoded by the coding sequence ATGCAGCACCACCCCATTCCCCATAAAATTGATCGTATTATCCCTTGGGAAGGCCGCGATTACCGGTATTTCAGCGGTACTGCTTATTTGGGAATGGGCAGTGTGCCGGCATTTGAAAAGCATATCATCCAGGGCATTCAGCAGTACGGCCCCAATCATGGCGCCAGTCGGTTTAGTAATGTGCAGCTGGAAGTGTACGATGCTTTGGAACAGCAGTTTGCCCGTGAAGCTGGCGCTCCGTTTGGAGCGTTGCTCAGTAGCGGTTTCATGGCTGGATACCTTTCCCAAACCCTTTTGTATGCCCTTGCCGATGAGGTATGGGCTGCCCCTGATGCCCATCCGGCGATTCTTCCGGCACATTTTCAGCCAGACCCCTCTCAGTCTTTTGGCGAATATGCTCAGGAATGCATCGAGAGAAGCCACCATACCAAAGGCAAAACCATTGCCATCCTCTCCAATGCCGTGGACACTATTTTGCCCTCCGTGCATGATTTTCATTGGGTAAAACAGCTTTCAGCAGAAAACACGTACTATTTGCTTATTGATGACAGTCATGCTTTCGGGCTTTTGGGAAAAGGCATCTATGGCACCTATGGCCAATGGAAATCCCTTCCTGCACGCTTGATCGTCGTGGGGTCTTTGGGAAAAGCCTTGGCGATTCCTGCTGGGATGATCTTAGGTGATGCTTTCTTTATCGAAAAGGTTAAAAACAGTGCGATCTTCCGGGGTGCCTCTCCTGCAGCACCGGGCTATTGCGAGGCTTTTCTAAACGCCGAAAGCCTTTATTCACGGCAGCAATCATTACTTCAGGAAAATATGGAGTACTTTTTTGGCCACTTGGATGAGGACACCAAAGCTGCGCTTCGTTACGATCCCCGCTTTCCCGTTGTGACCTTTAGAAATTCCGGGTGGGCCCAAAAGCTTCTCGATAAGGGGGTGATGATCTCCTCCTTTTCTTATCCTCGACCGGAAGATGCGCCGGTAGACCGGATCATTCTCTCCGCGTACCATACCAAGGAAGACTTGGACCTTTTGGCCGCAGCGGTACGGGAACAATAG
- a CDS encoding dipeptide epimerase gives MKLEILIKQLPLKHTFTIAHQSRDVQETLIVRLTDGEHYGLGESTTNPFYGMTVENMTAALENARPIVEAGNWDTPEALWEECKTIFADNPFAQCALDLAAWDLFTKKLDVKLYEYLKLDPLNIPTTNFTIGIADTAKMVEKMKELDWPLYKIKLGTDHDLEIVRELRKHTKAIFRIDANCAWNAEQAITYSHELKKLQVEFMEQPLAKDDLEGMKEVYQHSKLPVIADESCIVEADVKKCHGYFHGINVKLVKAGGITPGLRMLYEAKSLGMQTMVGCMTESSVGVTAIAHIAPLLDYVDMDGAMLLAKDIAKGVHIEPGKVTFPEGPGIGAELI, from the coding sequence ATGAAACTAGAGATACTGATCAAGCAATTGCCCCTGAAGCATACCTTTACCATCGCGCACCAAAGCCGGGATGTACAGGAAACGTTAATTGTACGTTTGACCGACGGGGAGCATTATGGCCTTGGTGAATCTACGACCAATCCGTTCTATGGCATGACGGTCGAGAACATGACTGCGGCCTTGGAGAATGCCCGGCCGATTGTGGAGGCGGGGAACTGGGATACTCCAGAAGCACTTTGGGAGGAATGTAAGACCATATTTGCCGACAATCCATTTGCCCAGTGTGCCTTGGATTTGGCCGCTTGGGACTTGTTTACCAAAAAGCTGGATGTCAAGCTTTATGAATACCTGAAATTGGATCCCTTAAATATTCCGACCACCAATTTTACCATTGGCATTGCTGACACGGCAAAAATGGTGGAAAAAATGAAGGAGCTGGATTGGCCCCTCTATAAGATCAAGCTGGGAACGGATCATGACCTGGAGATTGTCCGGGAACTTCGGAAGCATACCAAGGCCATCTTCCGTATAGATGCCAATTGCGCCTGGAATGCTGAGCAGGCCATTACGTATTCCCATGAACTAAAGAAGCTCCAGGTGGAATTTATGGAGCAGCCACTGGCAAAGGATGATTTGGAAGGCATGAAGGAGGTTTACCAACACAGTAAGCTGCCCGTCATTGCCGATGAAAGCTGTATCGTGGAAGCGGATGTCAAGAAGTGCCACGGATATTTTCACGGGATCAATGTCAAGTTGGTGAAAGCTGGAGGCATCACTCCCGGGCTGCGCATGCTTTATGAGGCCAAATCTCTGGGCATGCAGACCATGGTAGGATGTATGACGGAATCATCGGTGGGGGTGACGGCCATTGCCCATATCGCTCCTTTGCTGGATTATGTGGACATGGACGGGGCGATGTTGCTGGCAAAGGACATTGCCAAAGGCGTGCACATAGAACCTGGAAAAGTCACTTTCCCCGAAGGCCCAGGCATTGGCGCGGAATTGATCTGA
- a CDS encoding HisA/HisF-related TIM barrel protein, with product MFEIIPSIWIINGKCVRLKKGDFTTEQVISDNPLEIAQEFENCGIERIHLVDLDGARRGSPKNYHILHTISAYTSLIVDFTGGVGTDGDIIKVFEHGAKTITAATVAANSPEKFSQWLISYGREKINMAADTDPKDHLIKIKGWQKNTDIHLYDQISYFYDRGLKYLKCSDITREGVMEGPNFKLYEEIIARFPNLHLVASGGVRNVDDFKRLKELGLRGVVFGKAYYSGNITAEELKTFVASCKAPI from the coding sequence ATGTTTGAAATTATTCCATCTATATGGATTATCAATGGAAAGTGTGTTCGCCTGAAAAAAGGGGACTTTACCACCGAACAGGTGATTTCCGATAACCCGCTTGAGATTGCACAAGAATTTGAAAATTGCGGTATTGAGCGCATTCATCTGGTAGATTTGGACGGTGCCCGAAGAGGAAGTCCTAAAAACTATCATATTTTACATACCATTTCTGCCTATACTTCATTAATCGTAGATTTCACCGGAGGTGTCGGAACGGATGGAGACATCATCAAGGTTTTTGAACATGGTGCCAAAACCATCACCGCTGCCACCGTAGCGGCCAATTCCCCTGAGAAATTCTCCCAGTGGTTGATTTCTTACGGGCGGGAAAAAATCAATATGGCCGCCGATACTGACCCCAAAGACCACCTGATCAAAATTAAAGGCTGGCAGAAAAACACCGATATCCACTTGTATGATCAGATTTCTTATTTTTATGACAGAGGTCTAAAGTACCTAAAATGCTCTGATATCACCAGAGAAGGGGTCATGGAAGGCCCTAACTTTAAACTTTATGAAGAAATTATTGCCCGCTTCCCCAACCTTCATTTGGTCGCCAGTGGTGGGGTTCGGAACGTGGACGACTTTAAGCGATTAAAGGAATTGGGATTGAGAGGCGTGGTATTCGGAAAGGCTTATTATTCAGGAAACATCACGGCTGAAGAACTGAAAACCTTCGTTGCGAGCTGTAAAGCTCCTATTTAG